A genomic region of Gemmatimonadota bacterium contains the following coding sequences:
- a CDS encoding MATE family efflux transporter: GAGDTMPPMYSTLIAQWLVRLPVAYVLGFTLGFDIYGIWAALVVYSIVQGVLTVRKFAQGHWKKHQI; encoded by the coding sequence GGTGCTGGCGATACGATGCCTCCGATGTATTCTACCCTGATCGCTCAATGGCTCGTTCGCCTGCCTGTCGCTTATGTTCTGGGGTTTACTCTTGGATTTGATATTTACGGTATCTGGGCTGCGCTCGTTGTTTACAGTATTGTACAGGGCGTGCTTACCGTTCGCAAATTTGCTCAGGGACATTGGAAAAAGCACCAAATTTAA